In Flavobacteriales bacterium, one genomic interval encodes:
- a CDS encoding GyrI-like domain-containing protein: MITTPENITTTEQRTAVIHLVIPGRDMPKYMDPAIQEILKVLKDQNLEPDGPMFSYHHRRPSDTFDFELGFPVKETFKPVGRVVSGMLPGEKVIRSVYQGPYEKMGEAWTELQTWVRDRKLAETGRFWESYLNNPEEVKDPKEYRTELNWVIS, from the coding sequence ATGATTACCACACCCGAGAACATTACCACCACGGAACAGCGCACTGCCGTTATCCATCTCGTTATTCCAGGCCGCGATATGCCGAAGTATATGGATCCTGCGATACAAGAGATCTTGAAGGTCTTGAAGGATCAAAACCTCGAGCCGGACGGACCGATGTTTTCCTATCACCACAGGCGACCATCGGATACGTTCGATTTCGAATTGGGATTCCCTGTGAAGGAAACGTTCAAACCGGTCGGACGTGTGGTAAGTGGCATGTTGCCGGGAGAGAAGGTCATTCGTTCAGTCTACCAAGGCCCATATGAAAAGATGGGTGAAGCGTGGACCGAATTACAAACTTGGGTGCGCGACAGGAAACTTGCGGAGACCGGTCGTTTCTGGGAAAGCTACTTGAACAACCCGGAAGAGGTGAAGGATCCGAAGGAGTATCGTACGGAGTTGAATTGGGTGATAAGCTGA
- a CDS encoding SRPBCC family protein, with translation MSNKVQFSSMGDREIVITRSFNAPRALVFDAMSKAEMMKQWFHGAPGWTLSTCEIDLRVGGRYRWVWTNDAGDEMGMGGEYKEVKRPERIVSTEKFDQAWYPGEAVSTLELSDQGKQTLMTLTVQYESKAARDGVLAVPMESEMEFGYQRLDHYLAQQH, from the coding sequence ATGAGCAACAAAGTCCAATTTTCCTCCATGGGTGATCGCGAGATCGTCATCACACGCTCCTTCAACGCGCCCCGTGCGCTCGTTTTCGATGCGATGAGCAAAGCCGAAATGATGAAGCAGTGGTTCCACGGCGCTCCGGGCTGGACACTCAGCACCTGCGAGATCGACCTACGTGTCGGTGGGCGTTATCGATGGGTCTGGACGAACGACGCCGGTGATGAAATGGGCATGGGTGGTGAATACAAGGAGGTGAAGCGCCCTGAACGCATCGTGAGCACAGAGAAGTTCGACCAGGCATGGTACCCTGGAGAAGCCGTAAGTACACTTGAACTCTCTGACCAAGGCAAGCAGACGCTGATGACGCTCACCGTGCAGTACGAGTCGAAAGCTGCGCGGGATGGAGTGCTGGCTGTCCCGATGGAGAGCGAAATGGAGTTCGGTTACCAACGCCTCGATCACTACCTCGCCCAACAGCATTGA
- a CDS encoding SRPBCC domain-containing protein, whose protein sequence is MTTSSQPSKPTNSTKPHIVTREFEAPRELVRDVCTQPGHLAAWFAPGGRKGSVKSFDFRVGGMIHYCQTAPDGSDPVWGRAIYTEISPKHRIVYMQSFSDESANIGSHPMAPGWPRVMHCIYRFEDLGKNRTRFTVEWTPADDSSAESIALFDSARAGMDGGWKGTLDNLENYIKTIR, encoded by the coding sequence ATGACAACCTCTTCCCAACCTTCCAAACCAACCAACTCTACCAAGCCGCACATCGTCACGCGCGAATTCGAAGCGCCGCGCGAACTGGTACGGGATGTTTGCACGCAGCCCGGACACCTCGCCGCCTGGTTCGCGCCCGGCGGTCGCAAAGGTTCGGTTAAGTCGTTCGACTTCCGCGTCGGCGGCATGATCCATTATTGCCAGACTGCACCCGATGGCAGCGACCCCGTCTGGGGCCGTGCCATATACACGGAGATCAGCCCGAAGCACCGAATCGTGTACATGCAGAGCTTCAGCGATGAGAGCGCCAACATAGGCTCGCATCCGATGGCGCCTGGCTGGCCGCGCGTGATGCATTGCATCTACCGCTTCGAAGATCTGGGCAAGAACCGAACGCGATTCACCGTCGAATGGACGCCGGCGGATGACAGCAGCGCGGAATCCATCGCCCTGTTCGACAGCGCTCGTGCTGGCATGGACGGGGGCTGGAAGGGCACATTGGACAATCTGGAGAACTACATAAAAACCATACGTTGA
- a CDS encoding SRPBCC family protein has product MDARRADPGSVADTKDREIVTTRIIDAPRELVWKAFADTKALAQWYGPNGFTLTTKVFDFKEGGDWIFMMHGPDGRNYPNIVHFIKILEPVRIVHDHGDDEGKISFLAEITLDAVGNKTRVTLRSVFQSKEALEFVVREHGAAEGAQQTLGRLDELVKQMRDR; this is encoded by the coding sequence ATGGACGCAAGAAGAGCTGATCCCGGATCTGTCGCGGACACTAAGGACCGCGAGATCGTCACCACACGGATCATTGATGCACCACGCGAACTGGTGTGGAAGGCATTTGCCGACACCAAGGCACTCGCCCAATGGTATGGGCCCAACGGATTCACGCTGACGACAAAAGTGTTCGATTTCAAGGAAGGTGGCGACTGGATATTTATGATGCACGGCCCGGATGGTCGCAACTATCCCAACATCGTGCACTTCATCAAGATACTTGAACCGGTGCGCATTGTACACGACCACGGGGACGATGAAGGCAAGATCAGCTTTCTGGCGGAGATCACCCTGGACGCGGTTGGCAACAAGACCCGGGTCACCTTACGATCCGTATTCCAGAGCAAGGAAGCACTTGAATTTGTCGTAAGGGAACATGGTGCTGCGGAAGGAGCCCAGCAGACACTAGGTCGTTTGGACGAACTCGTAAAGCAGATGCGCGACCGATGA
- a CDS encoding DNA alkylation repair protein gives MATKRTSQTEVIDRNTGKRNDATDVDAVLAELQRWSSKKVREEMEPRYGVVTKKAYGVMMRDIQKVAKSIGKNHEFALALWKTGWYEARIVACMVDDPAKVTAAQMDAWCKDFDNWGIVDTVCFLLFDKTPYTFPKIKQWAKRKPEFEKRAAFALLASVALHDKKSDDKPFLACFPLIRAAANDERNFVKKGVSWALRGIAGRSTALRDASMELAEELAASGNPTERWVGKDVLRDIKRPLIAKRAAKQDKKK, from the coding sequence ATGGCGACCAAGCGCACCTCACAAACTGAAGTGATCGACCGCAATACCGGGAAGCGAAATGACGCGACCGATGTAGACGCGGTCTTGGCCGAATTGCAGCGCTGGAGCAGCAAGAAGGTGCGCGAGGAAATGGAACCGCGCTACGGAGTGGTGACCAAGAAGGCATATGGCGTGATGATGCGCGACATTCAGAAGGTGGCCAAGAGCATTGGAAAGAATCATGAATTCGCCCTGGCTTTGTGGAAAACGGGGTGGTACGAAGCCCGCATTGTGGCCTGCATGGTCGATGATCCGGCAAAAGTGACCGCCGCACAAATGGACGCTTGGTGCAAGGATTTCGACAATTGGGGAATCGTGGATACCGTCTGCTTCTTGCTATTCGACAAGACGCCGTACACATTCCCCAAGATCAAGCAGTGGGCCAAGCGGAAGCCCGAATTCGAGAAGCGCGCTGCTTTTGCCTTGCTTGCCAGTGTGGCGTTGCACGACAAAAAGAGCGATGACAAGCCATTTCTGGCATGCTTCCCGCTGATCCGCGCCGCAGCCAACGACGAGCGCAACTTCGTGAAGAAGGGGGTGAGTTGGGCACTGCGCGGGATCGCAGGGCGGAGCACGGCCCTGCGTGATGCCTCCATGGAACTGGCCGAGGAACTCGCTGCAAGCGGGAACCCGACCGAACGCTGGGTGGGAAAGGATGTGCTTCGTGACATCAAACGACCATTGATCGCCAAACGCGCGGCCA
- a CDS encoding winged helix-turn-helix transcriptional regulator — protein sequence MLAPDRLSSTFQALADPTRRAILARLSEGEASVTQLAEPFSMSMPAISKHLKVLERANLISRGKEAQWRPCKLEAAPLEAASDWVEQYRAIWEARFDRLDAYLQEVQAKGKKATKPRATNGRKKS from the coding sequence CCTTGCCGATCCTACGAGACGCGCCATCCTTGCGCGCTTGTCCGAGGGCGAGGCTTCAGTGACGCAGTTAGCGGAACCGTTCAGCATGAGCATGCCCGCCATCAGCAAACACCTCAAAGTATTGGAGCGTGCAAATCTCATTTCGCGAGGAAAGGAAGCGCAATGGCGACCCTGCAAGTTGGAAGCCGCACCGCTGGAGGCCGCTTCCGATTGGGTGGAGCAGTACCGCGCCATATGGGAGGCCCGCTTCGACCGCTTGGATGCATATCTGCAGGAAGTGCAGGCTAAAGGAAAGAAAGCCACAAAACCACGCGCGACAAATGGACGCAAGAAGAGCTGA
- a CDS encoding DUF1801 domain-containing protein: protein MAEPRLDLAVTELLDANKHPLRREIDALRKIILGADKSIEEGVKWNAASFRTTEWFATLNGPKQVKEATIILHAGAKVKGTDVKANMTDPSGMIKWLGADRGMITFFSTNDIEAKQKELTALIRAWIALI, encoded by the coding sequence ATGGCTGAACCACGCTTAGACCTTGCCGTTACTGAATTACTCGATGCCAACAAGCATCCGCTCCGGAGGGAGATCGATGCCTTGCGCAAGATCATCCTTGGTGCGGACAAGTCGATCGAGGAAGGCGTGAAATGGAACGCTGCCAGTTTTCGCACCACAGAATGGTTCGCCACACTGAATGGTCCGAAGCAAGTGAAGGAGGCCACGATCATCCTACACGCCGGAGCGAAGGTGAAAGGGACAGATGTGAAGGCGAACATGACGGATCCTTCGGGCATGATCAAATGGCTCGGTGCCGATAGAGGAATGATCACATTCTTCTCGACGAATGATATTGAAGCGAAACAGAAAGAACTCACCGCGTTGATCAGAGCATGGATCGCGCTTATCTGA
- a CDS encoding SRPBCC domain-containing protein, whose translation MGQQALFNFIVEKNEHTVTVERSFNAPVDLVWAAWTDPEILCKWWAPKPYRCLIKSLDFREGGRWLYCMEGPQGDRHWCFFDYEAIRPKSYFSGSDAFCNEQGEANSTKPKVRWEAHFSESDGRTIVRIQLYFDTTEDLEQIVQMGFKEGFTMGLDQLDELLVGPKA comes from the coding sequence ATGGGCCAGCAAGCACTCTTCAATTTCATCGTTGAGAAGAATGAGCACACCGTGACCGTAGAGCGCTCGTTCAACGCCCCGGTTGACCTGGTATGGGCCGCATGGACCGATCCAGAGATCCTTTGCAAGTGGTGGGCACCAAAACCTTACCGGTGTTTGATCAAGTCACTTGACTTCCGCGAGGGTGGCCGCTGGCTATATTGCATGGAAGGCCCGCAAGGCGATCGACATTGGTGCTTCTTCGATTATGAAGCGATCCGGCCGAAGTCGTATTTCTCCGGTAGTGATGCGTTCTGCAACGAACAGGGCGAGGCCAACAGCACTAAGCCCAAGGTGCGCTGGGAAGCGCATTTTAGCGAAAGCGATGGAAGAACGATCGTGCGCATCCAGTTGTACTTCGATACAACGGAAGACCTCGAGCAGATCGTGCAAATGGGCTTCAAGGAAGGATTCACCATGGGCCTCGATCAGTTGGATGAACTTCTAGTTGGGCCCAAGGCCTGA